From the genome of Solidesulfovibrio carbinolicus, one region includes:
- a CDS encoding S8 family serine peptidase, with the protein MSETVINDPLFSQQWYLLNTGQNGGTPGIDLNVLPVWKDYTGKGITVAVVDQGVEYAHPDLAANIDTRISFSGSINGSDGQPVTSDDSHGVAVAGEIAAVAGNGIGGVGVAYDATLASVYIDLSETASDADLNAGFTAVLVQAVTSYDVVNNSWGFSGVFNNFNDADSQGVSEALTNAATNGRDGLGTIVIFAAGNDREKGYDANADNLTNSPYTIAVAAIDNAGKVSSYSTPGASILVAAPSSSDYYTLETTVIPAENEDEEDQVIQQLVPHTYGEVVTSDRVGENGYNTAASPQGDYAYDFGGTSAAAPEVAGVVALMLEANPELGYRDVQDILALTARNTDASGSWSINGATNWNGGGMHTSRDVGYGLVDATAAVRLAETWDTQSTMANLMVYTGGADAQAALGDGTGSASSSIALPAGISVERAEVVLNLTDADASDLEIVLTSPAGTKSTLFDAAGLHAAYPANFSMSSTQYLGESSQGVWTITVSDTKADGSAASFGGWTLNLYGSAATDDTRYVYTNEYRAYVEQDASRALVVDASGTDTFNMSPVTAGAAIDLKSSSISLVDGAPLVIAPFTVIENAYTGDGNDLVVDNSANNNISVGRGNDIMMTTWGKDALDGGKGYDVVGFERNYDSYLIETNNSGIVVSSIQGAKSINNVEVLSFVDRMVLVDDLLSQKTVQASTYSLAVGVL; encoded by the coding sequence ATGAGCGAAACCGTTATTAACGATCCCCTCTTTAGTCAGCAGTGGTATTTGCTTAATACCGGCCAAAATGGTGGGACGCCCGGTATCGACCTCAACGTTTTGCCTGTCTGGAAAGATTATACCGGCAAGGGAATAACTGTTGCAGTTGTTGACCAGGGTGTTGAGTACGCACATCCTGACTTGGCGGCGAATATCGATACGCGTATCAGCTTTTCTGGAAGCATCAACGGTAGTGATGGACAACCTGTTACCTCTGACGACAGTCATGGTGTGGCCGTTGCCGGCGAAATTGCCGCAGTGGCCGGAAACGGCATCGGCGGTGTCGGAGTGGCCTATGACGCGACCTTGGCTTCAGTATATATCGACCTCTCTGAAACAGCCTCAGACGCTGATCTTAACGCTGGATTTACAGCAGTCTTGGTGCAGGCCGTCACTTCCTATGATGTTGTCAACAACAGCTGGGGGTTTAGCGGCGTTTTTAACAACTTCAACGACGCCGACAGTCAGGGCGTGAGCGAAGCTCTCACGAATGCAGCAACTAATGGACGAGACGGGTTGGGAACGATAGTAATCTTTGCAGCCGGAAATGATCGCGAAAAAGGCTATGATGCCAACGCAGACAATCTGACGAATTCTCCCTACACCATCGCCGTCGCGGCAATCGACAACGCCGGCAAGGTCTCCTCCTACAGTACGCCTGGGGCCTCTATCTTGGTGGCGGCCCCGTCCAGCTCTGACTACTATACTCTAGAGACTACAGTCATACCGGCTGAGAACGAAGATGAGGAAGACCAAGTTATCCAACAACTGGTTCCCCACACCTATGGCGAGGTTGTTACCAGTGACCGGGTAGGAGAAAACGGCTACAACACGGCGGCCTCGCCTCAGGGCGATTACGCCTACGATTTCGGCGGCACCTCGGCAGCCGCGCCGGAAGTTGCCGGCGTCGTGGCGCTCATGCTGGAAGCGAATCCCGAGCTTGGCTATCGCGATGTTCAGGACATCCTTGCTCTTACAGCCCGCAACACGGATGCTTCAGGTTCCTGGAGCATTAACGGCGCGACCAACTGGAATGGCGGCGGCATGCATACCAGCCGCGATGTCGGTTATGGACTGGTTGACGCTACAGCGGCAGTACGTTTGGCCGAGACTTGGGACACGCAAAGCACTATGGCCAATCTGATGGTCTATACGGGTGGGGCCGATGCGCAAGCGGCCCTTGGAGACGGAACCGGCTCGGCGTCTTCTTCGATTGCTTTGCCTGCGGGCATCTCTGTAGAGCGGGCTGAGGTCGTTCTCAATTTAACCGATGCCGATGCTTCGGATCTAGAAATAGTTTTGACCTCCCCGGCCGGCACAAAAAGCACTTTGTTTGACGCTGCCGGTTTGCATGCTGCTTACCCGGCCAATTTTTCGATGTCTTCGACCCAATACCTCGGAGAATCCTCCCAAGGTGTTTGGACGATCACGGTCTCTGACACGAAAGCAGACGGGAGTGCTGCTTCTTTTGGGGGCTGGACGCTCAATTTATATGGCTCAGCGGCAACCGACGACACCCGCTATGTGTATACGAATGAATATCGTGCCTATGTCGAGCAGGATGCTTCCCGCGCCCTTGTCGTCGATGCTTCCGGAACCGACACCTTCAACATGTCTCCAGTGACTGCCGGCGCAGCGATCGACTTGAAATCGAGTTCAATCAGTCTCGTGGACGGGGCTCCGTTGGTCATCGCCCCTTTCACCGTCATAGAAAATGCCTACACAGGGGACGGAAACGATCTGGTCGTTGATAATTCCGCCAACAACAATATTTCTGTAGGGCGCGGCAATGATATAATGATGACCACATGGGGGAAAGATGCTCTTGACGGAGGCAAGGGGTACGATGTCGTCGGATTCGAGCGTAATTATGATTCTTACTTGATTGAAACAAATAATAGTGGCATCGTTGTTTCTAGTATACAAGGTGCTAAGTCAATAAATAATGTTGAAGTTTTGTCTTTTGTAGACAGGATGGTCTTAGTTGATGATTTGCTGTCGCAGAAAACAGTCCAGGCATCAACATATTCTCTTGCGGTCGGAGTTTTATAA
- a CDS encoding sigma-54-dependent transcriptional regulator, with product MERNKPKPVSPRYPVLLVDNEEAWLRSFQNALRASGVDNVMTLSDSRLVLETLGRQQYCAVAVDLMMPHIAGEELIPLILAEHPELPVLVISGLNQIKTAINCIRLGAFDFIVKTESRNTLIAGIKHAIEIFELRRENSTLRQRLFQEELDCPEHFAAIVTADKTMRAVFHYVEAVAETSWPVLLIGESGAGKELIAQAMHRASRRTGKFVAVNMAGLDDNIVADTLFGHTKGAFTGASQVRAGLVETARGGTLFLDEIGDLSPQSQKKLLRLLQEAEYAPLGSDVSRKSTARIIAATHQDLNALQEQGLFRRDLYFRLRGHMVTLPPLRERIGDLPLLIDYFAAQAAREMGVALRPDVPGIAALLGRYDFPGNVRELCHLVHDAARLADGGELGPKQFRLVLPFDPAAGQALPGATSDKGLLGFGPRLPTLNQARTLLFEEALRRAGGNQSVAAQLLGVSRQAVSKYRQSHHDHEEDQPRYSSNPS from the coding sequence ATGGAGCGTAACAAGCCAAAACCGGTTTCGCCCCGCTATCCGGTGTTGCTCGTGGACAACGAAGAGGCGTGGCTGCGCAGCTTTCAAAACGCCCTGCGCGCCTCGGGCGTGGACAACGTCATGACGCTCTCCGACAGCCGGTTGGTGCTCGAAACCCTCGGGCGGCAGCAATACTGCGCCGTGGCCGTGGACCTCATGATGCCCCATATCGCCGGCGAGGAACTCATCCCGCTTATTTTGGCCGAGCATCCGGAATTGCCGGTGCTTGTCATCTCCGGGCTCAATCAGATCAAGACCGCCATCAACTGCATCCGCCTTGGGGCCTTTGATTTCATCGTCAAGACCGAATCGCGCAACACCTTGATCGCCGGCATCAAGCACGCCATCGAGATCTTCGAGTTGCGCCGGGAAAACTCCACCCTGCGCCAGCGCCTGTTTCAGGAGGAGCTGGACTGTCCGGAACATTTCGCGGCCATCGTCACCGCCGACAAAACCATGCGGGCGGTGTTCCACTATGTCGAGGCCGTGGCGGAGACGTCCTGGCCGGTGCTGCTGATCGGGGAAAGCGGCGCCGGCAAGGAGCTGATCGCCCAGGCCATGCACCGGGCCAGCCGACGGACGGGGAAATTCGTGGCCGTCAACATGGCCGGGCTGGACGACAATATCGTGGCCGACACCCTTTTTGGCCACACCAAAGGGGCCTTTACCGGGGCGTCCCAGGTCCGGGCGGGCCTGGTCGAGACGGCCCGAGGCGGCACGTTGTTTCTGGATGAAATCGGCGATTTGAGCCCGCAGTCCCAAAAAAAACTGCTGCGTCTGCTCCAGGAGGCGGAATACGCGCCCCTTGGTTCGGACGTTTCGCGCAAGTCCACGGCCCGCATCATCGCCGCGACCCACCAGGATCTCAACGCCCTGCAGGAACAGGGGCTTTTCCGACGCGACCTGTATTTCCGGCTGCGCGGCCATATGGTGACCCTGCCGCCGCTGCGGGAGCGGATCGGCGATCTGCCGTTGCTCATCGACTATTTCGCGGCCCAGGCGGCCCGGGAGATGGGGGTTGCGTTGCGTCCGGACGTCCCGGGCATCGCGGCCCTGCTGGGCAGGTATGACTTTCCGGGCAATGTCCGCGAATTGTGCCATCTCGTGCACGACGCGGCCCGTCTGGCCGACGGCGGAGAGCTTGGACCAAAACAATTCCGCCTGGTCCTGCCCTTCGACCCTGCGGCCGGGCAAGCCCTCCCCGGCGCAACGTCGGATAAGGGACTTCTGGGCTTTGGTCCAAGGCTGCCCACGCTTAATCAGGCGCGTACTCTGCTGTTTGAGGAAGCGTTGCGCCGGGCGGGCGGCAACCAGTCCGTCGCCGCCCAGCTCCTTGGCGTATCGCGCCAGGCGGTCAGCAAATACCGGCAATCGCACCATGATCACGAAGAGGACCAACCCCGGTATTCCTCAAATCCATCCTAA
- a CDS encoding PocR ligand-binding domain-containing protein translates to MEPREHGPAQQRPARGTLLRELESLRARIRELETGYGLCLLRDPTRPGFRWPAEAPADSQLAFRDIFNLEAIQEIQDAFAAATNVASIITEVDGRPITRPSRFCRLCREVVRRTPTGLANCIRSDAAFGSNDPLEPIMRPCLSSGLWDGGTSIYVGERHVANWVVGQVRIESGDDDRMRAYAAEIGADEEQYRTALAEVPVMTHEQFLNVCQALCLIAYQISTLAENNYLQAQAIERLRQAELALRESEERFRQLSGATFEGIFIHQGGRILDVNKAGCAMFGRTRQELLGRDVESLVSLADRPLATAGHDADDGDACLAKFLGPGGKERVCEIRERDMAYQGRAARVLAVRDITEQVLADQVAKEKQQQLIQADKMVSLGVLVAGMAHEINNPNSVITLNLPLLQEVWEDVAPILDAYYRDNGDFLAGGLEYSELRDQMPDLLARMFEGAARIRGIVGSLKNFSRHSPEDFKWDIDINAVVRSSLELVGNLVAKSTRCFTVSLAEGLPPVTANPQKLSQVVINLVVNACEALSTPSQAIGVKTFYDAATDCLVVRVTDGGIGISPDVLSKIMDPFFTTKRETGGTGLGLSVSATIVEEHGGRLTFASDPGVMTTVELRLPACAAGRAKTTDRPAPNGSGRSIPASAGSRGQGDRNGA, encoded by the coding sequence ATGGAGCCACGGGAGCATGGGCCGGCGCAACAGCGTCCGGCCAGGGGGACGCTGCTGCGGGAGCTCGAAAGCCTGCGCGCCCGCATTCGCGAACTGGAAACAGGCTATGGCCTGTGCCTCCTGCGCGATCCGACGCGGCCGGGATTTCGCTGGCCGGCCGAAGCGCCGGCCGACAGCCAGCTGGCCTTCCGCGACATTTTCAATCTTGAGGCCATCCAGGAAATCCAGGACGCCTTTGCCGCCGCCACCAACGTCGCCTCCATCATCACCGAGGTCGACGGCCGTCCCATCACCCGCCCGAGCCGCTTCTGCCGCCTGTGCCGGGAAGTGGTGCGCCGCACGCCGACCGGCCTTGCCAACTGCATCCGTTCCGACGCGGCCTTCGGGTCCAACGACCCCCTGGAGCCGATCATGCGTCCGTGCCTGAGCAGCGGCCTGTGGGACGGCGGCACGAGCATCTATGTGGGCGAGCGCCATGTGGCCAACTGGGTGGTGGGACAGGTGCGCATCGAAAGCGGCGACGACGACCGGATGCGCGCCTATGCGGCCGAGATCGGCGCAGACGAAGAACAATACCGGACCGCCCTGGCCGAAGTCCCGGTCATGACCCACGAGCAGTTTCTCAACGTGTGCCAGGCGCTTTGCCTGATCGCCTACCAGATCTCGACCCTGGCGGAGAACAATTACTTGCAGGCCCAGGCCATCGAACGGCTGCGGCAGGCGGAACTGGCTTTGCGGGAGAGCGAGGAACGTTTCCGACAACTCTCCGGGGCCACCTTTGAAGGCATCTTCATTCACCAGGGCGGCAGGATCCTGGACGTCAACAAGGCCGGCTGCGCCATGTTCGGCCGTACGCGCCAGGAGCTGCTTGGCCGCGACGTCGAAAGCCTGGTCTCCTTAGCCGACCGGCCTCTGGCGACGGCCGGTCACGACGCCGACGACGGGGACGCCTGCCTGGCGAAATTCCTGGGGCCGGGGGGCAAGGAGCGGGTCTGCGAAATCCGGGAGCGCGACATGGCCTACCAGGGCCGCGCCGCCCGGGTGCTGGCCGTACGCGACATCACCGAGCAGGTGTTGGCCGATCAGGTGGCCAAGGAAAAACAGCAGCAGCTGATCCAGGCCGACAAAATGGTTTCCCTTGGGGTGCTCGTGGCCGGCATGGCCCACGAGATCAACAACCCCAACAGCGTGATCACGCTGAATCTTCCGCTGCTTCAGGAGGTCTGGGAAGACGTCGCGCCCATCCTGGACGCCTATTATCGGGACAACGGCGATTTTCTGGCCGGGGGCCTGGAGTATTCCGAACTGCGCGACCAGATGCCCGATCTCCTGGCCCGCATGTTTGAAGGAGCCGCCCGCATCCGTGGCATTGTCGGCAGTCTCAAGAATTTCTCGCGCCACTCGCCCGAGGATTTCAAATGGGACATCGACATCAATGCCGTCGTACGCAGTTCCTTGGAACTTGTCGGCAATCTTGTGGCCAAGAGCACCCGCTGCTTCACCGTGTCCCTGGCCGAGGGCCTGCCGCCGGTGACCGCCAATCCGCAAAAGCTCTCCCAGGTCGTCATCAATCTCGTGGTCAACGCCTGCGAGGCCCTGTCCACGCCCAGTCAGGCCATAGGCGTGAAGACCTTTTATGATGCCGCCACGGATTGCCTGGTTGTCCGGGTGACGGACGGGGGCATTGGCATATCGCCGGACGTGCTCTCCAAGATCATGGACCCGTTTTTCACCACCAAACGGGAAACCGGCGGCACGGGGCTTGGGCTTTCCGTCTCGGCCACCATCGTCGAGGAACATGGCGGGCGTTTGACCTTTGCTTCCGATCCCGGCGTCATGACCACGGTGGAGCTGCGGCTGCCCGCCTGCGCGGCCGGCCGGGCCAAGACAACAGATCGGCCCGCCCCCAATGGGTCAGGCCGATCAATCCCGGCGTCAGCCGGTTCCAGGGGCCAGGGTGACAGGAATGGAGCGTAA
- a CDS encoding GlcG/HbpS family heme-binding protein, translating to MPVTLQAARRMIEAAKAKADTLGVPMVVAVVDAGGNLAALDRQDDALLVSIDLARDKAYSAVAVKADTAAIGSLSQPGAELFGLGRACGGRIVTFGGGLPILENGRVVGGIGVSGGSVAQDTTCAEAGLAAY from the coding sequence ATGCCCGTCACCCTCCAAGCCGCCCGCCGCATGATCGAGGCGGCCAAGGCCAAGGCCGACACCCTGGGCGTCCCCATGGTCGTGGCCGTGGTCGATGCCGGCGGCAACCTGGCCGCCCTGGACCGCCAGGACGACGCCCTGCTGGTCAGCATCGATCTGGCCCGGGACAAGGCCTATTCGGCCGTGGCCGTCAAGGCCGACACCGCCGCCATCGGCAGCCTGTCCCAGCCCGGAGCCGAACTGTTCGGCCTTGGCCGGGCCTGCGGCGGACGCATCGTCACCTTTGGCGGCGGCCTGCCCATCCTGGAAAACGGCCGGGTCGTCGGCGGCATCGGCGTCAGCGGCGGCAGCGTGGCCCAGGACACGACCTGCGCCGAAGCCGGCCTGGCCGCCTATTGA
- a CDS encoding glycyl radical protein, with protein sequence MSQHQVQAPDLHGPTQRTTAALARFVDTTPTICPERAMLITESYKETEALPMVLRRAKALEKILAGMPIFIQDGELIVGNQASKPRSAPIFPEFSCKWVEAELDRLANRTADVFLISENTKAKLRQAFAYWDGKTTNEFAAAMMPPQALEAHNDVVYTVGNYFYNGVGHISVDYAKAIGQGLSGVIADARQALEALDYADAEQLKKRHFLEAVIIANQAVIDFAGRFAALAAALAADCADPIRRDELQEIARICRKVPAQPAETFHEAVQAFWFVHLVIQIESNGHSISPMRFDQYMEPYHARDKGRVLPEKAQELLDLLWIKFAELNKVRDENSTMAFAGYPMFMNLIVGGQKRDGSDATNDLSFMCLQAAANTKLYAPSLSIRIHEGTPPALYKKAGEISRLGMGYPAYYNDRVIIPALLARGLTREDARDYGIIGCVEPQVGGKTEGWHDAAFFNMGKVMELALNDGVDKRTGKQIGPKSGSLETFKTFDDVMASYKAQTAYFVRLMAAADNAVDMAHAMRCPLPFLSSLVDDCIAAGKSLQEGGAHYNFTGPQGVGVANAGDCLTAIKKLVFDDRLLTLAELRQALDSDFEGREDLRQMLLNRAPKYGNDDDYADAVAKEAALIYCEEVNRYTNPRGGRFQPGLYPASANVPLGSVVAATPDGRKAWSPLADGVSPISGCDTCGPTASVLSVAKLDHEIASNGTLLNQKFHPTALEGDQGLNNLKAVTETYFQNGGFHVQYNVISRETLLEAQAQPEAYKNLVVRVAGYSAFFTALDKSLQDDIIARTEQTF encoded by the coding sequence ATGTCCCAGCATCAGGTTCAAGCGCCCGATCTCCATGGCCCCACCCAACGCACCACTGCCGCCCTGGCCCGGTTTGTCGACACCACGCCGACCATCTGTCCCGAACGGGCAATGCTCATCACCGAATCCTACAAGGAGACCGAGGCCCTGCCCATGGTCCTTCGCCGGGCCAAGGCCCTGGAGAAGATCCTGGCCGGGATGCCGATTTTCATCCAGGACGGGGAACTCATCGTGGGCAACCAGGCCAGCAAGCCCAGAAGCGCCCCCATCTTTCCGGAATTTTCGTGCAAATGGGTCGAGGCCGAGCTGGACCGTCTGGCCAACCGCACGGCCGACGTCTTTTTGATCTCCGAGAACACCAAGGCCAAGCTGCGCCAAGCCTTCGCCTACTGGGACGGCAAGACCACCAACGAGTTCGCCGCCGCCATGATGCCGCCCCAAGCCCTGGAAGCCCATAACGACGTGGTCTATACCGTGGGTAACTACTTCTACAACGGCGTGGGCCACATATCCGTGGACTACGCCAAGGCGATCGGCCAGGGCCTGTCCGGGGTCATCGCCGACGCCCGCCAGGCCCTTGAAGCCCTGGACTATGCCGACGCCGAACAGCTCAAAAAGCGCCATTTCCTCGAAGCGGTCATCATCGCCAATCAGGCTGTCATCGATTTCGCCGGCCGCTTCGCCGCCCTGGCCGCTGCCCTGGCCGCCGACTGCGCCGATCCGATCCGGCGCGACGAGCTGCAGGAAATCGCCCGCATCTGCCGCAAGGTCCCGGCCCAGCCGGCCGAAACCTTCCACGAGGCGGTGCAGGCCTTCTGGTTCGTCCATCTGGTCATCCAGATCGAGTCCAACGGCCACTCCATCTCGCCCATGCGCTTCGACCAGTACATGGAACCTTACCATGCCCGGGACAAGGGCCGGGTGTTGCCGGAAAAAGCCCAGGAACTCCTGGATCTGCTCTGGATCAAGTTTGCCGAACTCAACAAGGTGCGCGACGAAAACTCCACCATGGCCTTCGCCGGCTATCCCATGTTCATGAACCTCATCGTCGGCGGCCAGAAGCGCGACGGTTCCGACGCCACCAACGATCTGTCGTTTATGTGCCTGCAGGCCGCGGCCAACACCAAGCTCTACGCTCCCTCGCTGTCCATCCGCATCCACGAGGGCACGCCGCCGGCGCTGTACAAAAAGGCCGGCGAAATAAGCCGCCTGGGCATGGGCTACCCGGCCTACTACAACGACCGGGTGATCATTCCGGCCCTGTTGGCCCGGGGCCTGACCCGCGAGGATGCCCGGGACTACGGCATCATCGGCTGTGTGGAGCCGCAGGTGGGTGGCAAGACCGAGGGCTGGCACGACGCCGCCTTTTTCAACATGGGCAAGGTCATGGAACTGGCCCTAAACGACGGCGTGGACAAGCGCACCGGCAAGCAGATCGGCCCCAAGTCCGGCAGCCTGGAAACCTTCAAGACCTTTGACGACGTGATGGCCTCCTACAAGGCCCAGACCGCCTACTTCGTCCGGCTCATGGCCGCGGCCGACAACGCCGTGGACATGGCCCACGCCATGCGTTGCCCGCTGCCGTTTCTTTCCTCCCTGGTCGATGACTGCATCGCCGCCGGCAAATCCCTCCAGGAAGGCGGCGCCCACTACAACTTCACCGGTCCCCAGGGCGTGGGCGTGGCCAACGCCGGCGACTGCCTGACCGCCATCAAGAAGCTGGTCTTCGACGACCGCCTGCTCACCCTGGCCGAACTGCGCCAGGCGCTCGACAGCGATTTCGAGGGCCGCGAGGATCTGCGCCAGATGCTGCTCAACCGCGCCCCCAAGTACGGCAACGACGACGACTATGCCGACGCCGTGGCCAAGGAAGCGGCGCTCATCTATTGCGAAGAAGTCAACCGCTACACCAATCCGCGTGGCGGCCGCTTCCAGCCGGGGCTGTACCCGGCCTCGGCCAACGTGCCCCTGGGTTCGGTGGTGGCCGCCACGCCCGACGGACGCAAGGCCTGGAGCCCCTTGGCCGACGGCGTTTCGCCCATCTCCGGCTGCGACACCTGCGGCCCCACGGCCTCGGTGCTGTCCGTGGCCAAGCTCGACCATGAAATCGCTTCCAACGGCACCTTGCTCAACCAGAAGTTCCACCCCACGGCCCTGGAAGGCGACCAGGGGCTCAACAACCTCAAGGCCGTGACCGAAACCTACTTCCAAAACGGCGGTTTCCACGTCCAGTACAACGTCATCAGCCGGGAAACCCTCCTGGAAGCCCAGGCCCAGCCCGAGGCCTACAAGAACCTGGTGGTGCGCGTCGCCGGCTACAGCGCCTTTTTCACGGCGCTGGACAAGTCCCTGCAGGACGACATCATCGCCCGGACCGAACAGACCTTCTAA
- a CDS encoding glycyl-radical enzyme activating protein, producing MNWKQRQHTFRLSDRDRPGPTGLVFDIQRFAVHDGGGIRTLVFLKGCPLRCQWCQNPESMFPGPEILRIPHNCISCVKCMTLCPQQAICYDGGGEIDIDRVRCDLCGDCVTSCYAGSMTIVGRYLTAGEVMEEVDRDRKFYAESGGGVTFSGGEPTSQPDFLLSCLRAAKARGLHTAVETCGHAPWETLAALRDVVDLFLCDIKHMDTARHRELTGMPNERILDNIAHLSQAGSALRLRLPLVPGVNDSEANIVASAQFAAGLPTLEGFDILPYHRLGEAKWRQLGRVYPLHDVAPHTREDVLAKACLAGRHVEGVGIGG from the coding sequence ATGAACTGGAAACAGCGCCAGCACACGTTTCGATTGTCCGACCGGGATCGCCCCGGTCCCACCGGGCTTGTTTTCGACATCCAGCGTTTCGCCGTGCATGACGGCGGCGGCATCCGCACCCTGGTGTTTCTCAAGGGCTGTCCGCTGCGTTGCCAGTGGTGCCAGAATCCCGAATCCATGTTTCCCGGCCCGGAAATCCTGCGCATCCCGCACAACTGCATCTCGTGCGTGAAGTGCATGACCCTGTGTCCCCAGCAGGCCATTTGCTACGATGGCGGCGGCGAAATCGACATCGACCGTGTCCGGTGCGACCTGTGCGGGGACTGCGTGACGTCCTGCTATGCCGGCTCCATGACCATTGTGGGCCGCTATCTGACGGCCGGGGAAGTCATGGAGGAGGTGGATCGGGACCGGAAGTTCTACGCCGAGTCCGGCGGCGGGGTGACCTTTTCCGGCGGGGAGCCGACGTCCCAGCCGGATTTCCTGCTGTCCTGCCTGCGCGCGGCCAAGGCCCGGGGGCTGCACACGGCCGTGGAGACCTGCGGACACGCGCCCTGGGAGACGTTGGCCGCCTTGCGCGACGTCGTTGACCTGTTTTTGTGCGACATCAAGCACATGGACACGGCGCGCCACCGGGAGCTGACGGGGATGCCCAACGAACGCATCCTGGACAACATCGCCCATCTGAGCCAGGCCGGCAGCGCCCTGCGTCTGCGCCTGCCCCTTGTGCCCGGCGTCAACGACAGCGAGGCCAATATCGTTGCCAGCGCGCAATTCGCCGCAGGGCTGCCGACCCTTGAGGGGTTTGACATCCTGCCCTACCACCGCCTCGGCGAAGCGAAGTGGCGACAGTTGGGGCGGGTCTATCCCCTGCACGACGTTGCGCCGCACACGCGCGAGGATGTTCTGGCCAAGGCCTGTCTGGCCGGGCGGCACGTCGAGGGCGTCGGCATCGGCGGCTGA
- a CDS encoding P-loop NTPase family protein, which translates to MSTQQQVQAGDNNIVGDRPHLTIHCPPQERSKVTEPTPSDAALLRPGVEATEFVGRSDFLDDFTRWARAHDPKRPVSVRVVHGGAGVGKTRFALELCRALGPDWQAGFVPVKEA; encoded by the coding sequence ATGTCCACGCAGCAGCAGGTCCAGGCGGGCGACAACAATATCGTCGGCGATAGACCCCATCTCACGATTCACTGCCCACCTCAGGAGCGCAGCAAAGTCACAGAACCGACCCCAAGCGATGCGGCCCTGCTGCGGCCGGGGGTTGAGGCGACGGAATTCGTGGGCCGCTCAGACTTTCTGGACGATTTTACGAGATGGGCGCGGGCGCACGACCCGAAACGTCCAGTCTCCGTGCGTGTCGTGCACGGCGGCGCGGGCGTCGGCAAAACCCGCTTCGCCCTCGAACTGTGTCGCGCCCTTGGTCCAGACTGGCAGGCAGGTTTCGTTCCCGTCAAGGAGGCTTGA
- a CDS encoding helix-turn-helix domain-containing protein, with the protein MKQDDFAAKLGVTTVTLQNYFKSVRLPSSDFIKQTCVEFSVHPEWLLMGSGPMRRGEAAKEAPAPAPAPAEAFLTAPQEEFRMSDMLTKTAEVLESDTIYRTALASNINAFHQAVRSERTLARIEERMAEWEAKTDAMVKRMEELERENRELKQRLEPSSRDKAVGAEG; encoded by the coding sequence TTGAAGCAAGACGACTTTGCGGCGAAGCTCGGGGTAACGACTGTAACTCTTCAGAATTATTTCAAAAGCGTTCGTTTGCCTAGTAGTGACTTCATTAAACAAACGTGTGTTGAGTTCTCAGTTCATCCGGAATGGCTTCTCATGGGTTCTGGCCCTATGCGCCGGGGAGAAGCCGCGAAAGAGGCCCCAGCGCCGGCCCCCGCTCCTGCGGAAGCGTTTTTGACCGCCCCGCAGGAAGAGTTCCGCATGTCGGACATGCTGACCAAAACGGCCGAAGTGCTGGAGTCCGACACGATTTACCGGACGGCTTTAGCCAGCAATATCAACGCATTTCATCAAGCGGTGAGAAGCGAGCGGACGCTCGCGCGAATCGAAGAGCGGATGGCGGAATGGGAAGCCAAAACCGACGCGATGGTGAAGCGCATGGAAGAATTAGAGAGAGAAAACAGGGAATTGAAGCAGCGGCTGGAGCCTTCCAGCAGAGACAAGGCGGTGGGTGCGGAGGGGTAA
- a CDS encoding helix-turn-helix domain-containing protein translates to MRRAGNKIKGWMAEKKIKVIEIARKADISHSLVSDTIHGKRNNRRALQALLDAGCPARLLDLPADMKGKQAA, encoded by the coding sequence ATGAGACGCGCAGGCAACAAAATTAAAGGCTGGATGGCCGAAAAGAAGATCAAAGTTATTGAAATAGCGCGCAAAGCCGACATTTCGCATTCACTGGTGTCCGACACCATCCACGGCAAACGCAATAACCGCCGGGCGCTGCAAGCGTTGCTGGACGCCGGTTGCCCTGCTCGGCTGCTCGATCTGCCGGCGGACATGAAAGGCAAGCAAGCGGCCTAG